A genome region from Nitrospira sp. includes the following:
- a CDS encoding peptidyl-prolyl cis-trans isomerase → MNDQSLFAYTCLHARRLFSTLKGTSFAAPVRSATGVTTGALCFCLCVLFSPTSKADAAKLEDRIVAVVNSDLIMLSELKRDLLPEQDRLRKLYKGDDLERRLSTAEAMGVTKMIERKLQLQAAKNKGVDVSDQEVVQAVEEMKKQGEAIDSADPNTAKNVREQLTLMRVVDREVRGLIMVAVSEMKRYYQEHQDRFAYPEEYQLSQILIKPRTPDGLSAAHGRAEALLATLKQGESFEDLALRFSDGVDASRGGRLGLVRQGELIPALEQALTSVDVGKITGIVETAEGLHIVRVDDKKPRQFRPFEQVKTEIQSLVFQQKTEDQYQIWMAELKNKAYIEIKF, encoded by the coding sequence ATGAACGATCAATCGCTGTTCGCCTACACGTGCCTCCACGCCCGTCGGCTCTTCTCGACCTTGAAAGGAACGTCCTTCGCCGCACCCGTTCGTAGCGCAACCGGTGTCACAACCGGCGCGCTCTGTTTCTGCCTCTGCGTACTCTTCAGCCCAACCTCCAAGGCGGATGCCGCCAAACTGGAAGATCGCATTGTAGCAGTCGTCAATTCCGACCTGATCATGCTCTCGGAATTGAAACGCGACCTCCTGCCTGAGCAGGACCGGCTGCGCAAGCTTTACAAGGGCGATGACCTGGAGCGCCGCCTCAGCACGGCTGAGGCCATGGGCGTGACGAAAATGATCGAACGCAAACTGCAATTGCAGGCTGCGAAAAACAAAGGTGTGGATGTATCGGATCAGGAAGTCGTGCAGGCGGTCGAAGAGATGAAAAAGCAGGGGGAGGCCATCGACAGCGCCGACCCGAACACCGCGAAGAACGTCCGTGAGCAGTTGACCTTGATGCGGGTCGTCGACCGGGAAGTCCGCGGCCTGATTATGGTGGCCGTCTCAGAAATGAAACGGTATTACCAGGAGCACCAGGATCGGTTTGCCTACCCCGAGGAATACCAACTGAGCCAGATTCTGATCAAGCCGCGCACACCGGACGGCCTATCTGCCGCCCACGGACGAGCCGAAGCGCTCCTGGCGACCCTCAAGCAGGGAGAATCGTTCGAGGATCTGGCCTTGCGCTTTTCCGATGGAGTAGATGCCTCACGTGGAGGACGGTTAGGCCTGGTTCGACAAGGGGAGTTGATCCCCGCGCTGGAGCAGGCGCTGACCTCGGTGGACGTGGGAAAGATCACGGGCATTGTAGAAACGGCGGAGGGACTTCACATTGTGCGGGTCGACGATAAAAAGCCGCGGCAGTTTCGCCCCTTTGAACAGGTGAAGACCGAAATCCAATCACTCGTGTTTCAACAAAAAACCGAGGATCAGTACCAGATCTGGATGGCCGAGTTGAAAAACAAAGCCTACATCGAGATCAAGTTCTAA
- a CDS encoding peptidylprolyl isomerase encodes MTLPRTRHIASWQTRLISATLGFCALGSLAACTERPQEEPVIAMINGRSITQSEFDIRWEDLSQATRTRYEKDGGKRRFLDELIMRELLMQEARKQGLDQSDEIREKTLRYREQLILDELLKDRIKTKVEVSKEELDAYLGKHANQLLANPKVQVSIMLLPNVYAAKDLKRQVEAGGNFTRFALRYSIDERSRAKGGDLGPYKRGLLEPELDALIPSLHPGVISDPIKTDKGYYLMKVSPLEPEILQADQATRERLRQELLAEKRRKRLDDVFAELRTGATIRLADAARYVTDEPPNP; translated from the coding sequence ATGACGCTACCGCGCACACGACACATTGCATCCTGGCAGACACGATTGATCAGTGCCACGCTGGGTTTCTGCGCCCTCGGATCGTTGGCCGCCTGCACTGAACGACCGCAGGAAGAGCCGGTAATCGCCATGATCAACGGCCGATCCATCACCCAATCCGAATTCGACATCCGCTGGGAAGACCTTTCGCAAGCCACACGCACGCGTTACGAAAAGGACGGCGGAAAACGCCGCTTTCTAGACGAATTGATTATGCGCGAGTTGCTGATGCAGGAAGCGCGCAAGCAGGGGCTGGATCAGTCCGATGAGATTCGCGAAAAGACCCTGCGCTACCGCGAACAGTTGATTCTGGATGAGTTGCTCAAAGACCGCATCAAGACCAAGGTCGAAGTCAGCAAAGAAGAATTGGACGCCTACCTCGGGAAACATGCCAATCAACTCCTGGCCAATCCCAAGGTGCAAGTATCGATCATGCTGCTCCCGAACGTCTACGCGGCCAAAGATTTGAAACGGCAGGTCGAAGCCGGCGGCAACTTCACGCGATTCGCCCTCCGGTACTCCATCGACGAACGGAGCCGTGCCAAAGGCGGCGACCTGGGCCCCTATAAGAGAGGCCTGCTGGAACCGGAACTCGATGCACTGATCCCGTCGCTCCACCCCGGAGTCATCAGTGATCCGATCAAGACCGACAAGGGCTATTACCTCATGAAGGTCAGCCCTCTGGAACCCGAAATTCTTCAGGCAGACCAGGCCACCCGCGAACGACTCCGGCAGGAACTGTTGGCCGAGAAACGCCGGAAACGTCTGGATGATGTGTTTGCGGAACTTCGTACTGGTGCCACCATCCGCCTAGCCGACGCCGCTCGTTACGTGACCGATGAACCACCGAACCCGTAA
- the yihA gene encoding ribosome biogenesis GTP-binding protein YihA/YsxC, protein MKLLSAEFIKSSVSPEQFPPDRLPEIAFVGRSNVGKSSLINSLLHRKKLAKVSKTPGKTRAVNFFTVRTSDPKLSLLSLVDLPGYGYAKVSKTMRAQWGPMIEQYLEQRQSLGAVILLIEARVWMPQDVLTVQWVQSLGCGMIIVLTKADKLRQSERAPSLATVRTACGLGPEVPIVLYSAETHEGRDALWGEIRTQFRT, encoded by the coding sequence ATGAAACTACTCAGCGCTGAGTTTATCAAAAGTTCGGTGTCTCCAGAACAGTTTCCTCCCGACCGGTTGCCGGAGATCGCGTTCGTCGGGCGATCGAATGTCGGCAAGTCGTCGTTGATCAATTCTTTGCTCCATCGCAAGAAGCTGGCGAAGGTCAGTAAGACGCCGGGGAAAACACGCGCCGTGAATTTTTTCACGGTCCGCACATCGGATCCGAAGCTCTCCCTGCTGTCGCTGGTGGATTTGCCGGGATACGGGTACGCCAAGGTGTCCAAGACCATGCGGGCGCAGTGGGGCCCGATGATCGAGCAGTATCTCGAGCAGCGACAGTCCCTCGGCGCCGTGATCCTGTTGATCGAGGCGCGAGTGTGGATGCCGCAGGATGTGCTGACGGTACAGTGGGTCCAGTCCCTCGGGTGTGGAATGATCATCGTCCTGACGAAAGCCGATAAATTGCGGCAGAGTGAGCGGGCGCCCAGCCTCGCCACCGTGCGAACGGCCTGCGGACTGGGGCCGGAAGTCCCGATTGTGCTGTACTCGGCTGAAACCCATGAGGGGCGGGACGCCTTGTGGGGGGAGATTCGTACGCAGTTTAGAACTTGA
- the mtgA gene encoding monofunctional biosynthetic peptidoglycan transglycosylase → MSKSTGSLFGRILLWGTILVGLPAAALGLYWLVTLPDVSHLAKHHPAETALMEARRAQAKEQGRALHPQLVWVPLSRIAPALQRAVVAAEDASFFAHEGFDWEGIKDAALYNLEVGEFKRGGSTITQQLAKNLYLSSERSLLRKAREALITRSLEHHLTKERILELYLNVAEWGQGVFGAEAAARHHFGKSAKELTIDEAALLAAILPSPRRYDPIRHTAYLNRRQHHIVRWLERGNGRRASSLTTNRQTPDPHDVAPPED, encoded by the coding sequence ATGAGCAAGTCAACTGGCAGTCTGTTCGGCCGCATCCTGTTGTGGGGAACCATCCTGGTCGGGCTTCCCGCGGCGGCCTTGGGATTGTATTGGCTGGTGACACTGCCGGATGTCTCCCACCTGGCCAAACATCACCCCGCGGAAACGGCCTTGATGGAGGCACGGCGGGCCCAGGCCAAGGAGCAAGGTCGTGCGCTACATCCGCAATTGGTCTGGGTGCCGTTGTCACGAATCGCCCCCGCACTCCAACGAGCCGTGGTGGCGGCAGAGGACGCCTCGTTCTTCGCTCACGAGGGGTTCGATTGGGAAGGCATCAAAGATGCCGCGCTGTATAACCTGGAGGTCGGTGAATTCAAACGCGGCGGCAGTACCATCACCCAACAGCTGGCAAAGAATCTCTACCTCTCGTCGGAACGCTCCCTACTGCGCAAAGCCCGCGAAGCACTCATCACTCGATCCTTGGAGCACCATTTGACGAAAGAACGGATTCTCGAATTGTATCTGAATGTCGCCGAATGGGGGCAGGGCGTGTTTGGCGCAGAAGCGGCGGCGCGACACCATTTCGGAAAATCAGCCAAGGAACTGACAATCGACGAAGCCGCTCTGTTGGCGGCGATTCTGCCCTCCCCGCGCCGTTATGACCCGATCCGCCATACCGCCTACTTAAATCGCCGCCAACACCACATCGTCCGATGGCTGGAACGGGGCAACGGACGCAGGGCCAGCTCACTCACGACGAATCGACAGACGCCCGACCCGCACGACGTCGCGCCTCCTGAAGACTGA